A genomic window from Phoenix dactylifera cultivar Barhee BC4 unplaced genomic scaffold, palm_55x_up_171113_PBpolish2nd_filt_p 001519F, whole genome shotgun sequence includes:
- the LOC103721044 gene encoding protein ALP1-like translates to MKSSPTPTSTNPLLLPLVEDDFSFYFSSLQDAPASFPPSSSPSVDMAKKRRRRDGGDEGGGDDGGGGGEEDEENKNNNNKKKKRSIAKLLTSLAVLDAQEESDRRASDEAARRDLSLLQANHRRKSQAMLEYYSRLQDHFSDLDDSDSIRSENSRLAASATAAAATVASGSSPSAADAAAVGGGGQHHHRRLWVKDRSRAWWDQCSHPDYPEAEFRQAFRMGRATFDMICEELGSAVAKEDTMLRAAIPVRQRVAVCIWRLATGEPLRLVSKRFGLGISTCHKLVLEVCSAIKTVLMPRFLQWPDDAAAAAIKARFEALSGIPNVVGSMYTTHIPIIAPKISVAAYFNRRHTERNQKTSYSITVQGVVNPDGVFTDVCIGWPGSMPDDQVLEQSALYKRASAGLLQNSWVVGGTGYPLMDWVLVPYTHQNLTWTQHAFNEKIGEVQRVARDAFARLKGRWSCLQRRTEVKLQDLPVVLGACCVLHNICEIRNEEMDPALTFELVDDEMVPEHSLRSASSMQARDNLAHNLLHHGLAGTAFF, encoded by the coding sequence ATGAAATCATCTCCCACTCCGACTTCCACcaaccccctcctcctccccttagTTGAGGACGACTTCTCCTTTTACTTCTCCTCCTTGCAAGACGCCCCAGCTTCCTTCCCCCCTTCTTCGTCCCCCTCGGTCGACATGGCGAAGAAGCGGAGACGACGAGATGGTGGAGATGAAGGTGGCGGCGACGATGGCGGCGGTGGTGGGGAGGAGGATGAAGAGaataagaataataataataagaagaagaagaggtcgATTGCGAAGCTATTGACGTCGCTCGCGGTCCTCGACGCCCAGGAGGAGTCCGACCGGCGGGCCTCCGACGAAGCCGCCCGCCGCGACCTCTCCCTCCTCCAGGCCAACCACCGACGCAAGTCCCAGGCCATGCTTGAGTACTACTCCCGCCTCCAGGACCATTTCTCGGACCTCGACGACTCCGACTCTATCCGCTCGGAGAATTCCCGCCTCGCCGCatccgccaccgccgccgctgccACCGTCGCTAGCGGCTCCTCCCCTTCCGCAGCCGACGCCGCCGCCGTCGGTGGGGGAGGCCAGCACCACCATCGGCGGCTCTGGGTGAAGGACCGATCCCGTGCCTGGTGGGACCAGTGCAGCCACCCGGACTACCCGGAGGCGGAGTTCCGGCAGGCGTTCCGGATGGGGCGCGCGACGTTCGACATGATCTGCGAGGAGCTGGGCTCGGCGGTGGCGAAGGAGGACACGATGCTCCGGGCGGCGATCCCGGTCCGGCAGCGGGTTGCGGTGTGCATCTGGCGGCTGGCCACCGGCGAGCCGTTGCGCCTGGTGTCGAAACGCTTCGGCCTCGGCATCTCCACCTGCCACAAGCTCGTGCTCGAGGTGTGCTCTGCCATCAAGACCGTTCTGATGCCCCGCTTCCTCCAGTGGCCCGACGAcgcggccgccgccgccatcaaggcccgctTCGAGGCCCTCTCCGGGATCCCCAACGTGGTGGGTTCCATGTACACCACCCACATCCCCATCATCGCCCCGAAGATCAGCGTCGCCGCCTACTTCAACCGCCGCCACACCGAGCGCAACCAGAAGACCTCCTACTCCATCACCGTCCAGGGCGTCGTCAACCCCGACGGCGTCTTCACCGACGTCTGCATAGGCTGGCCCGGCTCCATGCCCGACGACCAGGTGCTCGAGCAGTCGGCGCTCTACAAGCGCGCCTCCGCCGGCCTGCTCCAGAACTCCTGGGTCGTCGGCGGCACCGGCTACCCGCTCATGGACTGGGTCCTAGTCCCCTACACCCACCAGAACCTCACCTGGACGCAGCACGCCTTCAACGAGAAGATCGGCGAGGTGCAGCGGGTTGCCAGGGACGCGTTTGCGAGGCTCAAGGGCCGGTGGAGCTGCTTGCAGCGCCGCACCGAGGTCAAATTGCAGGACTTGCCGGTCGTCCTCGGGGCGTGCTGCGTTCTCCACAACATTTGTGAAATTAGGAACGAGGAGATGGATCCGGCGCTGACGTTTGAGCTCGTCGACGATGAAATGGTGCCGGAGCACAGCCTCCGGTCGGCGAGTTCCATGCAAGCTAGAGACAACCTTGCCCACAATTTGCTGCATCATGGCCTCGCCGGAACCGCATTCTTCTGA
- the LOC103721043 gene encoding peptidyl-prolyl cis-trans isomerase CYP57 has translation MSSVYVLEPPTKGKVVVNTTLGPLDIELWPKEASKAVRNFVQLCLEGYYDRTIFHRVIKSFIVQGGDPTGTGSGGESIYGSTFADEFHSRLRFNHRGLVACANAGSPHSNGSQFFVTLDRCDWLDRKNTIFGKVTGDSIYNLLRLGDVETDKDDRPLYPPPKILSVEVLWNPFDDIVPRKVPEKPQSWSKVDVEGQEKKKAVKQLNVLSFGEEVEEDEKEAADIKDRIKSIHDVLDDPRFLKEEPQKEPLTSAEQEKKKDIHLSVREVLSSKKGDSTKDPEINYPDTYDHSDDDEAKFDERMRLQILRKRRELGDISTHEKSSTDKSTRKDREVSLSRSNADVTEGQITKVEKLSIKKKGIGSEARAERIAKADVDLQLLGHADQEREMRKQKKRRLHGREEDTLAKLERFKKGINAKLSGPGSSDSKGNDKEDESGWMTAKLKFIPESSEKDNMARKDDPNEYVVVDPLLEKGKEKFNRMQAKLKRREREWAGKSIT, from the exons ATGTCGTCGGTGTACGTGTTGGAGCCGCCGACGAAGGGAAAGGTGGTGGTGAACACGACGTTGGGGCCCCTTGACATCGAGCTGTGGCCGAAGGAAGCCTCCAAGGCCGTCCGCAACTTCGTCCAGCTGTGCCTCGAGGGATACTACGACCGCACTATCTTCCATCGCGTCATCAAATCCTTCATCGTCCAGGGCGGCGATCCCACCGGCACCGGCTCCG GTGGCGAAAGCATATATGGAAGTACGTTTGCTGATGAATTCCACTCTCGTTTGAGATTTAACCATAGGGGCTTAGTTGCATGCGCAAATGCCGGCTCACCACATTCAAATGGAAGCCAGTTCTTTGTAACATTAGATCGATGTGATTGGCTTGATCGAAAGAATACAATTTTTGGAAAG GTCACTGGGGATTCAATATATAACCTTCTTCGGTTGGGCGATGTTGAGACTGATAAGGATGATCGACCTTTATACCCACCTCCAAAGATCCTTTCTGTTGAG GTACTTTGGAATCCATTTGATGATATAGTCCCAAGGAAGGTGCCTGAGAAGCCTCAGTCTTGGAGCAAGGTTGATGTTGAGGgacaagagaagaagaaagctgtTAA GCAGCTAAATGTGCTATCTTTTGGAGAAGAAGTAGAAGAGGATGAAAAAGAGGCGGCAGATATAAAGGATAGGATTAAGAGTATTCATGATGTATTAGATGATCCTCGTTTTCTCAAAGAAGAACCGCAAAAAGAACCATTG ACTTCAGcagaacaagaaaagaaaaaggatattCATTTATCTGTCAGAGAAGTTTTAAGCTCCAAGAAAGGTGATTCTACGAAAGATCCAGAAATTAATTATCCTGACACTTATGATCATAGCGATGATGATGAGGCAAAGTTTGATGAACGGATGCGTTTGCAAATTCTGAGAAAGCGCAGGGAGCTGGGAGATATCAGCACTCATGAAAAGTCATCCACTG ATAAATCTACTCGGAAGGATCGTGAAGTATCACTTTCAAG GAGCAATGCCGATGTTACTGAGGGCCAAATTACAAAGGTTGAAAAACTATCTATAAAGAAAAAGGGCATTGGCTCAGAAGCTAGGGCTGAACGTATAGCCAAAGCAGATGTTGACTTACAGCTACTTGGTCATGCTGACCAAGAAAGAGAGATGCGGAAACAGAAGAAGCGTAGGCTCCATGGTCGTGAAGAAGAT ACACTAGCGAAGCTGGAGAGGTTCAAAAAGGGTATCAATGCCAAGCTCTCTGGACCTGGCAGTAGTGATTCTAAGGGCAATGACAAGGAAGATGAGTCAGGATGGATGACAGCCAAGTTGAAGTTCATACCTGAGTCTTCTGAAAAG GATAATATGGCAAGGAAAGATGATCCAAATGAATACGTAGTGGTTGATCCTCTTCTAGAGAAAGGTAAAGAAAAATTTAACAGGATGCAAGCGAAGCTTAAGCGACGAGAACGGGAGTGGGCTGGCAAATCTATCACCTAG